In one Solanum dulcamara chromosome 1, daSolDulc1.2, whole genome shotgun sequence genomic region, the following are encoded:
- the LOC129892627 gene encoding uncharacterized protein LOC129892627, translating into MKSSNINKFGMFKIREFNDEHTCSLKDRVYSQRQATNNLIGGIITTKLANHKRKYTPRDIMNDVKVDFGVDVTYSLAWRAKEKSVVSLRGTPSDSYEKLPSYLYTLDTTYPDSHIRMKKTEENEFLYLFISLFPFIKDFESCKPIIVVDGSHLKRTYNGTFVSASMLDGAENMCVVSDRNESIIKSVLRVYNVTPHYACI; encoded by the exons ATGAAGTCGTCAAATATCAATAAATTCGGAATGTTTAAAATTAGGGAGTTCAACGATGAGCATACATGTTCATTGAAGGACAGGGTTTATTCTCAACGACAAGCAACAAACAATCTCATTGGAGGGATAATTACAACGAAACTCgcaaatcataaaagaaaatatacacCAAGAGATATAATGAATGATGTTAAAGTAGACTTTGGAGTTGATGTAACCTACTCTTTGGCATGGAGGGCTAAGGAAAAGTCCGTGGTTTCATTGAGGGGGACACCATCTGATTCATATGAAAAATTACCGAGCTACTTATATACATTGGATACAACATACCCTGATTCACATATAAGGATGAAGAAAACAGAAGAGAATGagtttttgtatttatttatttctctctTTCCATTTATAAAGGATTTTGAGAGTTGTAAACCAATTATTGTAGTGGATGGCAGCCACCTCAAAAGAACCTATAATGGAACTTTTGTGTCTGCAAGCATGTTGGATGGAGCAG AAAACATGTGTGTTGTATCCGATAGGAACGAGAGCATTATAAAATCAGTTTTGAGGGTATACAATGTTACTCCACATTACGCTTGCATATGA